One segment of Pseudomonas asgharzadehiana DNA contains the following:
- a CDS encoding AraC family transcriptional regulator: MSTDQFALSSDLVNELLRGMRLRGVEYRRIQTGPTFGLGFAARPGHAWFHFLAVGNAVLRMDDGTPYALSAGNAVFISHGAAHQLLSHMDVPVQDIDLLDREPLGDTVSAVDTGTNAGPTPTAIVFSGCMEFELGSIHGLGKLMPGLMLIDAGGQRYPGLVPILTTMEREVSAARVGFAGILARLADVVAAMVVRGWVECACGNASGLVAALRDPRLAGALLALHQQPGRDWTVGQLAEQCNTSRSVFADRFQMTIGMTPLRYVTEVRMRLASQWLTLERLPIEEVAQRLGYTSQAAFSRAFKRITGKTPGLSRKSRQVAVS; the protein is encoded by the coding sequence ATGTCTACAGATCAATTTGCCCTTTCCTCGGACCTCGTCAATGAGCTGTTGCGCGGCATGCGCCTGCGCGGCGTCGAGTACCGCCGTATCCAAACGGGCCCCACCTTCGGCTTGGGCTTCGCCGCCAGACCTGGGCATGCCTGGTTCCACTTCCTGGCGGTCGGCAACGCAGTGCTGCGGATGGACGACGGCACCCCCTATGCGCTGTCCGCCGGCAACGCCGTGTTCATCTCCCATGGCGCGGCCCATCAACTGCTCTCCCACATGGACGTGCCTGTTCAGGACATCGACCTGCTGGATCGCGAGCCCCTCGGAGACACCGTCAGCGCGGTGGACACCGGAACCAACGCCGGCCCCACACCGACCGCGATTGTGTTCAGTGGCTGCATGGAGTTCGAATTGGGCAGTATTCATGGCCTGGGCAAGCTGATGCCGGGCCTGATGCTGATCGACGCCGGCGGCCAACGTTACCCCGGACTTGTGCCTATCCTCACCACCATGGAGCGCGAGGTCAGCGCCGCACGCGTCGGCTTCGCCGGCATCCTCGCACGACTGGCCGACGTGGTCGCCGCCATGGTCGTTCGCGGTTGGGTCGAGTGTGCGTGCGGCAATGCCTCCGGCCTGGTTGCCGCCTTGCGCGATCCACGGCTGGCGGGTGCGCTTCTGGCGCTCCATCAACAACCGGGCCGCGACTGGACCGTCGGCCAGTTGGCCGAGCAATGCAATACCTCTCGCTCGGTCTTCGCGGACCGTTTCCAGATGACTATCGGCATGACCCCACTGCGCTACGTCACCGAAGTGCGGATGCGCCTTGCCAGCCAGTGGCTGACGCTCGAAAGGCTGCCGATAGAAGAAGTGGCGCAGCGCTTGGGCTATACCTCCCAAGCCGCTTTCAGTCGCGCATTCAAGCGCATTACGGGCAAGACGCCTGGGTTAAGCCGGAAATCGAGGCAGGTTGCTGTCTCTTGA
- a CDS encoding alpha/beta hydrolase family protein, whose protein sequence is MKTHFAALLLICLTAPAFANENPVGFKTVTLPDAQHSRPLELAVWYPAATTAKPEWIADNAVFIGALAVSDAPPAAGEHPLAVLSHGYGGNWGNQVWLASALARQGYIVAAVNHPGTTSKDRSPAAAAQLWQRPRDLSRVIDAVLAQPQQFGAVANNQIAAVGHSIGGWTVMEIAGARFDPDLFAQDCNAHPKLGGCIGYTRMSPAGTPTGKAKLAADLSDKRVTAIVSLDLGLSRGFTDASLAALPVPALVIAGGVPTEDMAPELESAHMVGRMPKASTQYVEIGDATHFSFMAICKPGGMALIEEDSPGDGMICRDGEGARPRAVIQQQVVGLISEFLGRSFRH, encoded by the coding sequence GTGAAAACCCACTTCGCCGCCCTGCTGCTGATCTGCCTGACCGCACCTGCATTCGCCAACGAAAATCCCGTGGGCTTCAAGACCGTCACCCTGCCCGACGCACAACACAGCCGACCACTCGAATTGGCCGTCTGGTACCCCGCCGCCACCACAGCCAAACCCGAATGGATCGCCGACAACGCGGTGTTCATCGGTGCCCTCGCGGTGTCCGACGCGCCACCGGCTGCGGGTGAGCATCCGTTGGCAGTGCTCTCCCACGGCTATGGCGGCAATTGGGGCAACCAGGTGTGGCTGGCCAGTGCGTTGGCACGCCAGGGGTATATCGTGGCGGCGGTCAACCACCCCGGCACCACCAGCAAGGACCGCAGCCCCGCAGCCGCCGCGCAGTTATGGCAACGACCCAGAGACCTGAGCCGCGTCATTGATGCGGTGCTTGCGCAGCCGCAGCAGTTCGGCGCGGTAGCGAACAACCAGATTGCCGCGGTGGGCCATTCCATTGGCGGCTGGACGGTGATGGAAATCGCCGGTGCGCGGTTTGACCCCGACCTGTTCGCTCAGGACTGCAACGCCCACCCCAAGCTGGGCGGCTGCATCGGCTACACGCGGATGAGCCCTGCCGGCACGCCAACCGGCAAGGCCAAACTGGCCGCTGACTTGAGCGACAAGCGCGTCACCGCCATCGTGTCGCTGGACCTGGGCCTGTCGCGCGGCTTCACCGACGCCAGCCTGGCCGCGCTGCCGGTGCCTGCGCTGGTGATTGCCGGAGGTGTACCCACCGAAGACATGGCGCCTGAATTGGAGTCCGCCCACATGGTTGGGCGCATGCCCAAGGCATCCACGCAGTACGTGGAGATCGGCGACGCTACTCACTTCAGCTTTATGGCGATCTGCAAGCCGGGCGGCATGGCGTTGATTGAAGAGGACTCGCCTGGGGATGGGATGATTTGCCGGGATGGTGAGGGGGCTCGGCCAAGGGCGGTCATTCAACAGCAGGTGGTGGGGCTGATCAGTGAGTTTCTGGGGCGATCGTTTCGGCATTGA
- a CDS encoding MFS transporter codes for MPSASQAPSGLPEHNQQSVKQQWLAILSVAVGAFALVTSEFLPVGVLNDVAADLGISAGHAGLMVTLPGIMAALAAPFLSVSIGAMDRRYLLIGLTLIMIIANSVVAFAGDFNLLLFGRVLLGISIGGFWATAIALSGRLAPKGVGVAKATSIIMMGVTLATVLGVPVGTWLSGLMGWRMTFLVTALVGIPVLLAQVFLLPRLTPEKAIRISDLPALFINPQARVGLIAVLLIGLAHFAAYTYVAPFFKHSCGFDGPTIGSLLLLYGVAGVMGNVFAGFAANRSVRHTLLLVALMIGTSTALFPYFATGMTGAAMLIALWGFAFGAFPACASIWMFVVAPKDVERGMPLFVALFQVIIALGSFFGGQIVDQMGSAVLLSLATALVGCGFVTVLVLGRSVSNSLAAQPC; via the coding sequence ATGCCAAGCGCGAGCCAGGCCCCCAGCGGCCTTCCCGAACATAATCAACAAAGCGTCAAACAGCAGTGGCTGGCGATTCTCTCGGTTGCCGTGGGTGCCTTTGCCCTGGTGACCAGTGAATTCCTGCCGGTGGGCGTACTCAACGACGTCGCCGCAGACCTCGGCATCAGCGCCGGTCACGCCGGCCTGATGGTGACGCTGCCCGGCATCATGGCCGCGCTCGCTGCGCCTTTTCTGTCGGTGAGCATTGGCGCCATGGACCGTCGTTACCTGCTGATCGGCCTGACGCTGATCATGATCATCGCCAACTCGGTGGTGGCCTTTGCCGGTGATTTCAACCTGCTGCTGTTCGGCCGCGTGTTGCTGGGTATCAGCATCGGCGGGTTCTGGGCCACGGCCATTGCGCTCAGCGGCCGCCTGGCGCCCAAGGGTGTGGGCGTGGCGAAGGCCACGTCGATCATCATGATGGGGGTGACCCTGGCCACCGTGCTCGGCGTGCCCGTCGGCACCTGGCTCAGTGGTTTGATGGGCTGGCGCATGACGTTCCTGGTGACGGCGCTGGTGGGCATCCCGGTGCTGTTGGCGCAGGTGTTTCTGCTGCCGCGCCTCACCCCGGAGAAGGCCATTCGCATCAGTGACCTGCCGGCGCTGTTTATCAACCCACAGGCGCGGGTCGGTTTGATCGCGGTGTTGTTGATTGGCCTGGCGCACTTTGCGGCTTACACCTACGTCGCACCGTTCTTTAAACACAGCTGCGGCTTCGATGGGCCGACCATTGGTTCACTGCTGTTGCTGTATGGCGTAGCGGGCGTGATGGGGAATGTTTTTGCCGGGTTCGCGGCCAATCGTAGTGTGCGTCACACCTTGCTGCTGGTGGCGTTGATGATCGGCACGAGCACCGCGTTGTTCCCGTACTTCGCCACCGGCATGACCGGCGCGGCGATGTTGATCGCACTGTGGGGCTTTGCCTTTGGCGCTTTCCCGGCCTGCGCGAGTATCTGGATGTTCGTGGTGGCGCCCAAGGATGTCGAGCGTGGCATGCCGCTGTTCGTCGCGTTGTTCCAGGTGATTATTGCGTTGGGCTCGTTCTTTGGCGGGCAGATCGTCGACCAGATGGGCAGTGCGGTGCTGTTGAGCCTGGCGACGGCCCTGGTGGGCTGCGGGTTCGTGACGGTGCTGGTGCTGGGGCGCAGCGTCAGTAACAGCTTGGCGGCGCAGCCTTGCTAG
- a CDS encoding DUF2986 domain-containing protein, whose product MNRQKKLQQLFKAKAKKASAKLAPKSKDRYISKAEREKLAAEADQAPSLSLQD is encoded by the coding sequence ATGAATCGCCAGAAAAAACTGCAGCAGCTGTTCAAGGCCAAGGCCAAAAAGGCCAGCGCCAAATTGGCGCCCAAATCCAAGGACCGCTACATCAGTAAAGCCGAACGGGAAAAGCTGGCGGCGGAAGCCGATCAGGCGCCAAGCCTTTCCCTGCAGGACTGA
- a CDS encoding YeeE/YedE family protein, giving the protein MSTSLPIAATRKPFAPLVAFIVLVLGALFLQASVGSRQVLLLVVGAALGLTLYHAAFGFTSAWRVFINERRGAGLRAQMVMLALAVLLFFPALGAGTLFGQPVVGLVAPAGVSVVFGAFIFGIGMQLGGGCASGTLFTVGGGNARMLVTLLFFICGSLIATHHVDWWFALPAFPAVSIVNSFGVIPALFASLAMFALIAAVTVRLEKRRHGQHEHGVQSEHQGLRRFLRGPWPLVWGAVGLALLNYATLALAGRPWGITSAFALWGAKVASGLGVDVGAWAFWQMPGNAKALAAPVWQDITSVMDIGIVLGALLAAGLAGRFAPSLNIPARSLIAAVIGGLLLGYGSRLAYGCNIGAYFSGIASGSLHGWVWLVAAFIGNGVGVRLRPLFFAGERPQVALSGC; this is encoded by the coding sequence ATGAGTACCTCCTTGCCTATCGCCGCCACGCGCAAACCCTTTGCGCCGCTGGTGGCCTTTATCGTCCTGGTGCTGGGCGCCTTGTTTTTGCAAGCCAGCGTCGGCTCGCGCCAGGTGCTGTTGCTGGTGGTCGGTGCCGCATTGGGCCTGACCCTCTACCACGCCGCTTTCGGCTTCACCTCGGCCTGGCGTGTGTTCATCAACGAACGCCGTGGCGCCGGTTTGCGCGCGCAGATGGTGATGCTGGCGCTGGCGGTCTTGCTGTTCTTCCCGGCGCTGGGGGCGGGGACCTTGTTCGGGCAGCCGGTGGTCGGGCTGGTCGCGCCGGCCGGTGTCTCCGTGGTGTTTGGTGCGTTTATTTTCGGCATCGGCATGCAACTGGGCGGCGGTTGTGCGTCGGGCACGCTGTTCACCGTGGGCGGTGGTAATGCGCGCATGCTGGTGACGTTGCTGTTCTTTATCTGCGGTTCGCTGATCGCCACTCATCATGTGGACTGGTGGTTCGCACTGCCTGCGTTCCCGGCGGTATCGATCGTCAACAGTTTTGGCGTCATACCGGCCTTGTTCGCCAGCCTGGCGATGTTCGCACTCATCGCCGCCGTCACCGTCCGCCTCGAAAAACGCCGCCACGGCCAGCATGAACACGGCGTGCAAAGCGAACACCAAGGCCTGCGCCGCTTCCTGCGCGGCCCATGGCCATTGGTCTGGGGCGCGGTTGGCCTGGCGCTGCTCAACTACGCCACCCTGGCGCTGGCCGGACGGCCATGGGGCATTACTTCGGCGTTCGCCCTGTGGGGCGCCAAAGTGGCAAGCGGTTTGGGTGTGGATGTCGGCGCCTGGGCGTTCTGGCAGATGCCGGGCAATGCCAAGGCCCTGGCGGCGCCGGTGTGGCAGGACATCACCAGCGTCATGGACATCGGCATCGTGCTCGGTGCGCTATTGGCCGCCGGCCTGGCCGGGCGTTTTGCCCCCAGCCTGAACATCCCGGCCCGCTCGCTGATCGCTGCCGTGATCGGCGGCCTGCTGCTCGGTTACGGTTCGCGCCTGGCGTACGGCTGCAATATCGGCGCGTACTTCAGCGGCATCGCCTCGGGCAGCCTGCATGGCTGGGTGTGGCTGGTGGCGGCGTTTATCGGCAACGGCGTGGGGGTGCGCCTGCGGCCGTTGTTCTTTGCTGGCGAGCGGCCGCAGGTGGCGCTGAGCGGTTGCTGA
- a CDS encoding DNA/RNA non-specific endonuclease: MHLRNIAIGLSAFFLLSTGAHARGAMDLYSSQEQRLSFDSCADIFPTATPIKTATVPASMKPLALCSDHFAVLYSQTSKTPLLVVERLNARQLNDAKGEERTNHFYADPRIPKAGRAELSDYHGQHPAMDRGHQSPAADAPDAKAMAQSFALSNMVPQDPTNNRKIWSKVEADVRKFAVRAGGDVYVFTGPLFDAGYGTIGDNQVWVPTRLFKLVYDASSKRAWAYVLPNAETRIQRPMDYDTFVKTTGLKLLGNLPVSGSVGRG, from the coding sequence ATGCACTTACGCAACATTGCTATCGGGCTCTCGGCCTTTTTTCTGCTGTCCACCGGGGCGCACGCCCGGGGTGCGATGGACCTCTATTCCAGCCAGGAACAACGCCTTTCGTTCGACAGCTGCGCCGATATTTTCCCGACCGCCACGCCGATCAAAACCGCGACCGTCCCCGCCAGCATGAAACCGCTGGCGCTGTGCTCCGACCATTTTGCCGTGCTGTATTCACAAACCAGCAAGACCCCGCTGCTGGTGGTCGAACGCCTCAACGCGCGCCAGCTCAACGACGCCAAAGGCGAAGAACGCACCAACCATTTCTACGCCGACCCGCGCATCCCCAAGGCAGGGCGCGCGGAGTTGAGCGACTACCACGGCCAACACCCGGCCATGGACCGCGGGCATCAGTCCCCGGCCGCCGATGCCCCCGACGCCAAAGCCATGGCCCAGTCTTTTGCGCTGTCGAACATGGTGCCGCAAGACCCCACCAACAACCGCAAGATCTGGAGCAAGGTCGAGGCCGATGTGCGCAAATTCGCCGTACGCGCCGGCGGTGACGTGTATGTGTTCACCGGGCCGTTGTTCGATGCCGGTTACGGCACCATCGGCGATAACCAGGTGTGGGTGCCGACGCGGCTGTTCAAACTGGTGTACGACGCTTCGTCCAAGCGGGCCTGGGCGTATGTGCTGCCCAACGCCGAAACGCGTATCCAGCGGCCGATGGACTACGACACCTTTGTGAAGACCACCGGGCTCAAGTTGCTGGGTAACCTTCCCGTGTCGGGATCGGTGGGGCGCGGCTGA
- a CDS encoding MFS transporter, with the protein MTASLALSASSERLPVGALLALAMTGFICIVTETLPAGLLPLISEGLAISPSMAGQMVTAYALGSVLAVIPMTIATRGWRRRNVLLLTVVGFLLFNSITALSSHYGVTLVARFFAGAVAGLAWSLLAGYARRMVEPHQQGKALALAMVGTPIALSLGVPLGTWLGGWVGWRTTFGLMSGLTLILIAWVLVTVPDYAPQPANQRLSLGKVLTTPGVRPVLAVVISWMLAHNILYTYIAPFLAPAGLAERVDLVLLVFGIAALAGIWITARLVEPLLRNTVLASLATFALVCVVFGLLGAMPEVIYLGVAVWGLSFGGAATLLQTALADAAGEGADVALSLNVVAWNSAIAGSGVLGGVLLDTWGVAAFAWAMLVLVGVALSIAWTARAHGFKPGKRSADGPAAAGNASATARASTKVQCEGP; encoded by the coding sequence ATGACCGCCTCACTGGCCCTATCGGCTTCATCCGAACGCTTGCCCGTCGGCGCTTTGCTCGCCCTGGCCATGACCGGCTTCATCTGCATCGTCACTGAAACCCTGCCCGCCGGCCTTTTGCCGTTGATCAGCGAAGGCCTGGCGATCTCGCCGTCGATGGCCGGGCAGATGGTCACGGCCTACGCGCTGGGTTCGGTGCTGGCGGTGATCCCCATGACCATCGCCACCCGTGGCTGGCGTCGGCGCAATGTGTTGCTGCTGACCGTCGTCGGTTTTTTGCTGTTCAATTCGATTACGGCGTTGTCCTCCCACTATGGCGTGACCCTGGTGGCGCGTTTTTTTGCCGGGGCGGTGGCGGGTTTGGCCTGGAGCCTATTGGCCGGTTACGCACGACGCATGGTCGAGCCGCATCAACAGGGCAAGGCGCTGGCGCTGGCAATGGTCGGTACGCCGATTGCGCTGTCATTAGGCGTACCGCTGGGCACTTGGTTAGGTGGGTGGGTGGGGTGGCGTACCACGTTTGGCCTGATGTCGGGGCTGACCCTGATATTGATCGCGTGGGTGCTGGTGACAGTGCCGGACTACGCACCACAACCCGCGAATCAACGGCTGTCGTTGGGCAAAGTGCTGACCACGCCCGGCGTGCGCCCGGTGCTGGCGGTGGTGATCAGTTGGATGCTAGCGCACAACATTTTGTACACCTACATCGCACCGTTCTTGGCGCCGGCGGGGTTGGCCGAGCGTGTGGATCTGGTGTTGCTGGTGTTCGGGATCGCCGCGCTGGCGGGTATCTGGATCACCGCCCGATTGGTCGAGCCGTTGCTGCGCAACACCGTGTTGGCGAGCCTGGCGACGTTTGCGCTGGTCTGTGTGGTGTTCGGTTTGCTGGGAGCAATGCCTGAGGTGATCTACCTCGGCGTGGCGGTATGGGGCCTGAGCTTTGGCGGCGCCGCCACGTTGTTGCAAACCGCGCTGGCGGATGCGGCGGGCGAGGGCGCTGATGTGGCGTTGTCGTTGAACGTGGTGGCGTGGAACAGCGCAATTGCCGGCAGCGGCGTACTGGGTGGGGTGTTGCTGGACACCTGGGGCGTGGCTGCGTTTGCGTGGGCGATGCTGGTGTTGGTGGGCGTGGCGCTGAGTATCGCGTGGACGGCGCGGGCCCATGGCTTCAAACCGGGAAAACGGTCTGCCGATGGGCCGGCGGCGGCTGGAAACGCCAGCGCAACCGCCAGGGCCAGCACTAAAGTGCAATGTGAGGGTCCATAG
- a CDS encoding TetR/AcrR family transcriptional regulator: MAKMGRPRNFDREQAVEQALHLFWQHGYDATSLAQLKAGLGGGISAPSFYAAFGSKEALFEECVQRYLATYAQVTECLWDESLLPRQAIETALRQSARMQCEDGHPKGCMVALGVMSAPSPENARVADALTQSRLRTRAGIVACVERAVRLGQLPAHTQVSVMATVFDSFLQGVSILARDGVPAQTIDAAISRLLRTWDVAASITPASPHSKA, translated from the coding sequence ATGGCAAAAATGGGCCGCCCGCGTAACTTCGATCGTGAACAGGCCGTGGAACAGGCGCTGCACCTGTTCTGGCAGCATGGCTATGACGCCACTTCCCTCGCCCAGCTCAAGGCCGGCCTGGGCGGCGGCATTTCCGCGCCGAGTTTTTACGCCGCGTTCGGCTCCAAAGAAGCACTCTTCGAGGAGTGCGTGCAGCGTTACTTGGCCACCTACGCCCAAGTCACCGAATGCCTGTGGGACGAATCCCTATTGCCGCGTCAAGCCATCGAAACCGCGCTGCGCCAATCGGCGCGCATGCAATGCGAAGACGGCCACCCCAAAGGCTGCATGGTGGCACTCGGCGTGATGAGTGCGCCGAGCCCGGAAAACGCGCGGGTGGCGGATGCGCTGACCCAGTCGCGGCTGCGCACGCGCGCAGGGATCGTGGCGTGTGTGGAACGCGCGGTACGCCTGGGCCAGTTGCCAGCGCACACTCAGGTGAGCGTGATGGCCACAGTGTTCGATAGTTTCTTGCAGGGTGTTTCGATCCTCGCGCGCGACGGTGTGCCGGCGCAAACCATCGATGCCGCGATCAGCCGGCTCCTGCGCACCTGGGATGTCGCGGCGTCGATCACGCCTGCGTCGCCCCATTCGAAGGCTTAA
- a CDS encoding sigma-70 family RNA polymerase sigma factor, with protein sequence MSASDLPLNQAVHALYTEHHGWLFGWLRKKLGCPQNAADLSHDTFMRILASREALGAMREPRAFLTTTARHLIIDRARRRQLEGTYLRELALTIEIMEQCQQSPEQILVTLEALEQIAFVLDGLALNARQAFLLYFLEGLRQSDIARRLGISERMVRKHLMNALLHCHHALDV encoded by the coding sequence ATGTCGGCCAGCGACCTTCCCTTGAACCAGGCTGTCCATGCGCTCTACACCGAGCACCATGGCTGGTTGTTCGGCTGGCTGCGAAAAAAACTCGGTTGCCCGCAAAACGCGGCGGACCTCTCCCACGACACCTTTATGCGCATCCTCGCGTCACGCGAGGCCCTGGGCGCCATGCGCGAACCACGGGCGTTCTTGACGACCACGGCGCGCCACCTGATCATCGACCGCGCGCGCCGCCGTCAGTTGGAAGGCACCTATCTGCGCGAGCTGGCGCTGACCATCGAGATCATGGAGCAGTGCCAGCAATCGCCGGAGCAGATCCTCGTCACCCTCGAGGCACTGGAACAGATCGCCTTCGTACTCGACGGCCTGGCCCTGAACGCGCGGCAGGCGTTCCTGCTGTACTTCCTCGAAGGCCTGCGCCAAAGCGACATCGCCCGCCGCCTGGGGATTTCCGAGCGCATGGTGCGCAAGCACCTGATGAACGCCTTGCTGCACTGCCACCATGCGCTGGATGTATGA
- a CDS encoding FecR family protein produces the protein MNADLDQQAANWVIRLSEGDLSEREQQQFERWRAADPRHAAAFERLQGFVGRLQALRPQQAPVQAALEAARVRRRNPSGRVLLGLLLALPVALALRAYPPSYLLADQRTAPAQWQQVNLDDGSQLTLGGNSAVDLTFNGQQRQVRLLRGEILVQVAHDAARPFVVVTDDGQMRALGTRFTVKREAPGTLLTLLESTVAATDAGHHATVNVSAGEQARITPNAVTRVGKVDPRTLNDAWQYHQLVVQDRPLPEVLDELARQYGGHLQFDREQLADLRVSAVLPLDNPRRALQLIADGLPVRIRAFSPLWLRIERHEK, from the coding sequence ATGAACGCCGACCTCGATCAACAGGCCGCCAACTGGGTAATCCGCCTGAGCGAAGGCGACCTCAGCGAACGCGAGCAACAGCAGTTCGAACGCTGGAGAGCCGCCGACCCACGGCATGCGGCGGCGTTCGAGCGCCTGCAAGGGTTCGTGGGGCGCTTGCAGGCGTTGCGCCCGCAACAGGCGCCGGTGCAGGCCGCACTGGAAGCCGCCCGGGTACGCCGACGCAACCCGAGCGGTCGGGTGTTGCTGGGCCTGTTGCTGGCGTTGCCGGTGGCCCTGGCGCTGCGGGCCTACCCGCCGAGCTATCTGTTGGCCGACCAGCGCACCGCCCCGGCGCAATGGCAGCAGGTCAACCTGGACGACGGCTCGCAACTGACTCTTGGTGGCAACAGCGCCGTAGACCTGACCTTCAATGGCCAGCAACGCCAGGTGCGCTTGCTGCGCGGTGAAATCCTGGTGCAGGTGGCCCACGATGCCGCGCGGCCGTTTGTGGTGGTGACCGACGACGGCCAGATGCGCGCCCTCGGCACGCGTTTCACGGTCAAGCGCGAAGCACCGGGTACGCTGCTGACCCTGCTCGAGTCAACGGTCGCAGCCACCGATGCCGGCCATCACGCCACGGTGAACGTCAGCGCGGGCGAGCAGGCGCGCATCACGCCAAACGCGGTGACACGCGTGGGCAAGGTTGACCCGCGCACCCTGAACGACGCCTGGCAATACCATCAGTTGGTGGTACAGGACCGACCGTTGCCAGAGGTCCTCGATGAACTCGCACGCCAATATGGCGGCCATCTGCAGTTCGATCGCGAGCAACTGGCCGACCTGCGCGTATCCGCCGTCTTGCCCTTGGATAACCCGCGCCGCGCCCTGCAACTGATTGCCGATGGCCTGCCGGTGCGCATCCGCGCGTTCAGCCCGTTGTGGCTGCGGATCGAGCGTCACGAAAAATAA